In a single window of the Campylobacter fetus subsp. testudinum 03-427 genome:
- the rarA gene encoding recombination factor protein RarA (Pfam matches to PF12002.4 MgsA_C, and to PF05496.8 RuvB_N, and to PF16193.1 AAA_assoc_2): MDLSNDFRPNNIDEMVGQKDIVELFSKFIKSKKIPHSLFFGAAGCGKTTMAKIIAKQMNYEFFELDGANLKSEDIRKIISKFETTLYKPLIFIDEFHRLSKTQQETLLVPMEKGKCIIMGATTENPKFVVSSGIRSRMMIFEFKPLSYDELTILLTKVQNVIKFEITNEAKDYLISSSGGDARSLLNLLEFALSADKSVGLNILKTLRSHKVSEGVSSSDTHYELTSALIKSLRGSDIDASIYYLARLIQGGEEPAFLARRMVIFASEDIGNANPNALNLATNVMLAVSKIGYPEARIILAQCAVYLASSPKSNSSYKAINDAIEFVENRSALPVPKYLINTDKAKSQYLYPHDFGGWVEQKYMSTQVKFYKSNAIGFEKTLDEWISKLKESYNEKI, from the coding sequence ATGGATTTAAGTAATGATTTTAGACCAAATAATATCGATGAGATGGTCGGACAAAAAGATATTGTAGAGCTGTTTTCTAAATTTATAAAATCTAAAAAGATACCTCATAGTCTATTTTTCGGTGCTGCTGGTTGCGGTAAGACGACTATGGCAAAAATTATAGCAAAGCAGATGAATTATGAGTTTTTTGAACTAGATGGTGCAAATTTAAAGAGCGAAGATATAAGAAAAATTATATCTAAATTTGAAACTACGCTGTATAAACCATTGATTTTTATAGACGAGTTTCACAGACTTAGTAAAACTCAGCAAGAGACTCTTTTGGTTCCTATGGAAAAAGGAAAATGCATCATTATGGGAGCTACTACAGAAAATCCTAAATTTGTTGTTAGTAGTGGGATAAGATCAAGAATGATGATATTTGAGTTCAAACCTCTTAGTTATGATGAGCTAACAATTTTGCTAACAAAAGTTCAAAATGTTATTAAATTTGAAATAACAAACGAAGCAAAAGATTATCTTATTAGTAGTAGCGGAGGAGATGCTAGAAGCCTTTTAAATTTACTTGAGTTTGCATTGAGTGCTGATAAAAGTGTCGGTTTAAATATATTAAAAACTCTTCGTTCTCATAAAGTAAGTGAAGGTGTAAGTAGCAGTGATACACACTATGAGCTGACAAGCGCACTCATAAAAAGTCTGCGTGGTAGCGATATAGATGCTAGTATTTACTACCTAGCAAGGCTTATACAAGGTGGTGAAGAGCCGGCATTTTTAGCTAGACGTATGGTGATATTTGCTAGTGAAGATATAGGAAATGCAAATCCTAACGCACTAAATTTAGCTACTAACGTTATGTTAGCTGTTAGTAAAATAGGCTATCCTGAAGCTAGAATTATCTTAGCTCAATGCGCTGTATATTTAGCAAGTTCGCCAAAATCAAACTCAAGTTATAAAGCTATAAATGATGCTATAGAATTTGTAGAAAATAGATCTGCATTGCCCGTGCCAAAATATCTTATAAATACAGATAAGGCAAAAAGCCAATATCTGTATCCGCATGATTTTGGAGGTTGGGTAGAGCAAAAATATATGAGTACGCAAGTTAAATTTTATAAAAGTAATGCAATAGGTTTTGAAAAAACCTTAGATGAATGGATATCAAAATTAAAAGAGAGTTATAATGAAAAAATCTGA
- the dapF gene encoding diaminopimelate epimerase (Pfam matches to PF01678.15 DAP_epimerase, and to PF01678.15 DAP_epimerase) yields MQLSKYNASGNDFVIFHTFKSMDRKELAMRLCDRYNSIGADGLIVILPSKECDFEWEFYNSDGSLASMCGNGSRAAALYAYQNSLCSTNCSFKTGAGIIKANINNDLVEVALTAPKKLSEPFSECGFEWSFYDTGVPHLVTFVDDFSKFDLRVCSELRKKYNANVNFAHLKENGVLEVRTFERGVENETNACGTGMAASFYTGVDRFKFDTSLKVNPKSKEDLWLKFDGTTIYFKGKVKHCFDTSIS; encoded by the coding sequence ATGCAACTCTCAAAATATAATGCCAGCGGAAACGACTTTGTTATATTTCATACGTTTAAAAGTATGGATAGAAAAGAGTTGGCTATGCGTTTATGCGATAGATATAACTCCATAGGCGCAGATGGACTTATAGTTATATTACCTAGCAAAGAGTGTGATTTTGAATGGGAGTTTTACAATAGCGACGGAAGTCTAGCATCTATGTGCGGAAATGGTTCAAGAGCAGCTGCACTTTATGCTTATCAAAACTCGCTATGTTCTACAAACTGCTCATTTAAAACTGGTGCTGGGATCATAAAAGCAAATATAAACAACGACCTTGTAGAAGTGGCTTTGACAGCGCCAAAAAAATTGAGTGAGCCATTTAGTGAGTGTGGTTTTGAGTGGAGCTTTTATGATACTGGAGTTCCTCATTTAGTAACTTTTGTAGATGACTTTTCTAAATTTGATCTTAGAGTTTGTTCTGAACTTAGAAAAAAATATAACGCAAACGTAAATTTCGCTCATCTAAAAGAGAACGGAGTTTTAGAAGTGCGTACGTTTGAACGTGGAGTTGAAAATGAAACAAATGCCTGTGGCACCGGTATGGCGGCTTCATTTTATACTGGAGTTGATCGCTTCAAATTTGATACTAGTTTAAAAGTAAATCCAAAAAGCAAAGAGGATTTATGGCTTAAATTTGATGGCACAACTATATATTTTAAAGGCAAGGTCAAACACTGCTTTGATACGAGTATTAGTTAA
- a CDS encoding flavodoxin domain protein (Pfam match to PF12641.3 Flavodoxin_3), producing MKSIVIYSSLTGNTKKIAKAVSESLSCIYISFKDANFVNLDEFGFIALGFWVDKGYPDRDMKAFMQSIKNKDIGLFMTLGADPKGEHAKKCMQNAKYMMQINGCNIQKEFISQGAISPNLISKIIKSGKSTPHREARWKEASTHPDNNDLLNAKMAFSKNK from the coding sequence ATGAAAAGCATAGTTATATACTCAAGTCTCACAGGAAATACAAAAAAGATAGCAAAAGCAGTATCTGAATCTCTTAGTTGTATCTACATCAGTTTTAAAGATGCAAATTTTGTAAATTTAGATGAATTTGGATTTATAGCTCTTGGATTTTGGGTAGATAAAGGCTATCCAGATAGAGATATGAAAGCTTTTATGCAAAGCATTAAAAATAAAGATATCGGTCTTTTTATGACTCTTGGAGCAGATCCAAAAGGCGAACACGCTAAAAAATGTATGCAAAATGCAAAATATATGATGCAAATAAACGGCTGCAATATTCAAAAAGAGTTCATATCTCAAGGCGCCATAAGCCCAAATTTAATAAGTAAAATTATCAAATCAGGCAAATCAACGCCGCATAGAGAAGCTAGATGGAAGGAAGCTAGCACTCATCCAGATAACAATGATCTTTTAAACGCCAAAATGGCATTTAGCAAAAACAAGTAG
- the flgE2 gene encoding flagellar hook protein, epsilonproteobacterial variant (Pfam matches to PF06429.9 Flg_bbr_C, and to PF07559.10 FlaE, and to PF00460.16 Flg_bb_rod, and to PF07196.9 Flagellin_IN) translates to MMRALWAGVTGLQAHQIAMDVEGDNIANVNTVGFKYSRASFADLFSQTAKVATAPQGDLGGKNSMQIGLGTQINSVTKIFKQGSVQTTDKNTDLAIQGDGFFVVSPDGGKTYKYTRNGDFSRDSLGNFVDKNGYIVQGWLRNEDTGTIDPTGPVKNIQIEPGLSTPARATTEVALIGNLNSGSSIGTKSSPIYSLDSKNGWLDKNGNGLWEDGETKNENDLSKNEYYVDKDKQVKVKETGVDLGVLFNATGDAFNLREGQGMWVSYADAKTTFAGGLAAVPPAGGHKLNIAINGIEIPSTSVTTVEDIVNKINTITDKTGVTASLINGNQIQLVNQNNLGNTDTMKNIKITKLGGDTTSIASTNVITAYKYTYTATATGGNHSYNDSSARKVHTTEDLRKAMQTDAREYVNYQGENVSQAATNAQLVAAAAVGADRTAMLNAATAEKTRLDAIVPVSQGAIAATAAVIAAINATPTTATAAEVTAAINAAISNDKLAEYSALDWGAAIDTDAAAGIQLPADDPDGKYSNASLKDRNRNDGVEITVNEKGQFVVKNPQGDAAYGENDSHLAVDATGALVTDGSASDSPLATTNPDGTVNIPVNNDTFTNDYNMHLAITGLSDPNTNINENTKFTDVFSSLGGGLSTGTGEKTSSNIVMSSHAATTEIYDSLGSKHEIKMEFRKISYSPENGTEWSMLIQVPEPGKINTETGEVSNVIAGTVRFKSDGSLLGYSPSNLTFTANNGSAPGQNIEINFGKIGDYNGLRSNDNTSTTDNIVQDGYTAGTLNELRVDESGTIIGAFTNGRSFGLAQVALAKFTNNEGLESDGGNVFVQTANSGDPVIGAAQTAGRGKINASSLEMSNVDLSRSLTQLIVVQRGYQANSKTITTGDQMLNTLLQLKQ, encoded by the coding sequence ATGATGAGAGCATTATGGGCTGGAGTTACTGGACTTCAAGCTCACCAGATAGCTATGGACGTTGAAGGTGATAACATAGCCAACGTTAATACAGTAGGCTTTAAATATTCACGTGCGAGCTTTGCAGATTTATTTAGTCAAACAGCAAAAGTAGCTACCGCTCCGCAAGGCGACTTAGGCGGTAAAAACTCAATGCAAATAGGCTTAGGTACTCAGATAAACTCAGTAACAAAGATATTCAAGCAAGGTTCAGTTCAAACAACAGATAAAAATACAGACTTAGCCATACAAGGCGATGGATTTTTTGTCGTTTCTCCAGATGGCGGAAAGACATATAAATATACTAGAAACGGAGATTTTAGCCGCGATAGTTTAGGAAATTTTGTCGATAAAAACGGTTATATAGTTCAAGGCTGGCTACGAAATGAAGATACTGGCACTATAGATCCTACTGGTCCTGTTAAAAATATCCAGATAGAGCCTGGTCTTAGCACTCCGGCGCGCGCTACTACTGAAGTAGCTTTAATAGGAAATTTAAACTCAGGAAGCTCGATAGGAACTAAAAGCTCACCTATTTATTCACTTGATTCTAAAAATGGTTGGTTAGATAAAAACGGTAATGGTTTATGGGAAGACGGTGAAACTAAAAACGAAAATGATTTGAGTAAAAACGAATACTATGTAGATAAAGATAAACAAGTCAAAGTTAAAGAAACCGGAGTTGATCTAGGAGTTCTCTTTAACGCAACAGGTGACGCGTTTAACTTAAGAGAAGGTCAAGGTATGTGGGTAAGCTACGCTGATGCTAAGACTACATTTGCAGGCGGATTAGCAGCAGTACCACCTGCAGGTGGTCATAAACTCAATATAGCGATAAATGGTATAGAGATACCTTCTACTAGCGTTACTACCGTAGAGGATATAGTAAATAAGATAAATACGATTACTGATAAGACAGGCGTCACTGCTAGCCTTATAAATGGTAACCAAATTCAACTAGTAAATCAAAATAATCTTGGTAACACCGATACTATGAAAAATATCAAGATAACTAAGCTCGGCGGAGACACTACAAGCATAGCATCTACAAATGTCATTACTGCGTATAAATATACTTATACCGCTACGGCTACTGGCGGTAACCACTCATACAACGATAGCTCTGCTAGAAAGGTACATACTACTGAAGATTTAAGAAAAGCTATGCAAACTGACGCAAGGGAGTATGTGAATTATCAAGGAGAAAATGTAAGTCAAGCAGCTACAAATGCTCAACTTGTTGCTGCAGCAGCTGTAGGAGCAGATAGGACTGCTATGTTAAATGCTGCGACAGCTGAAAAAACTAGATTAGACGCTATTGTTCCTGTAAGCCAAGGAGCGATAGCTGCTACTGCCGCTGTAATAGCCGCTATAAATGCTACTCCGACTACTGCTACTGCAGCAGAAGTTACTGCTGCTATAAATGCTGCTATATCAAATGATAAATTAGCTGAATACTCTGCGTTAGATTGGGGAGCTGCTATAGATACTGATGCAGCAGCTGGTATTCAATTACCGGCTGATGATCCTGATGGTAAATACTCAAATGCAAGCCTCAAAGATAGAAATAGAAATGACGGTGTAGAGATAACCGTAAATGAAAAAGGTCAATTTGTGGTAAAAAATCCACAAGGCGACGCTGCGTACGGAGAAAACGATAGCCATTTAGCCGTAGATGCAACAGGTGCTTTAGTTACAGATGGTAGTGCGTCAGATAGCCCTCTAGCTACTACAAATCCTGATGGTACTGTAAATATCCCTGTAAATAACGATACATTTACCAACGACTATAATATGCATTTAGCTATCACAGGACTAAGTGATCCAAACACAAATATAAATGAAAATACTAAATTTACAGATGTGTTTTCAAGCTTGGGTGGTGGTTTGAGTACTGGAACTGGTGAGAAAACTTCATCAAACATAGTTATGTCAAGTCACGCTGCTACAACAGAAATTTATGATAGTTTGGGCTCAAAACACGAGATAAAAATGGAATTTAGAAAGATAAGTTATAGCCCTGAAAACGGTACTGAGTGGTCTATGCTTATCCAAGTACCAGAACCAGGTAAAATAAATACCGAAACAGGAGAAGTATCAAACGTCATAGCAGGTACTGTTAGATTTAAATCTGATGGAAGCTTACTAGGCTATAGTCCATCAAATCTTACTTTCACTGCAAATAACGGTAGTGCTCCAGGACAAAATATAGAGATAAACTTTGGAAAAATCGGAGACTACAACGGACTAAGAAGCAATGACAACACCAGTACGACAGATAACATAGTTCAAGACGGATACACAGCTGGTACGCTAAATGAGCTAAGAGTAGATGAGAGCGGAACTATCATCGGAGCATTTACAAATGGTAGAAGCTTTGGACTAGCTCAAGTGGCACTTGCTAAATTTACAAATAACGAAGGCTTAGAGAGTGATGGCGGTAATGTATTTGTTCAGACTGCAAACTCAGGAGATCCTGTTATCGGCGCAGCTCAAACAGCAGGTCGCGGAAAGATAAATGCTTCTAGCCTTGAGATGAGTAACGTTGATCTATCTCGTTCTTTAACTCAGCTTATAGTCGTACAACGTGGATATCAAGCTAACTCAAAAACGATAACCACAGGCGATCAAATGCTTAATACCTTACTTCAATTAAAACAGTAA
- a CDS encoding catalase-like protein (Pfam match to PF00199.15 Catalase): protein MNKVFSFCVGTCLFVSALNAEQKLPSSYSAEDLADIFYQLNYSAKHPKAKINHTKGFCASGVFEPSKEISKFVNVPLLTKDKIDAQIRYSLGGAIMDDKSKPRGMAIKMQGDGDLWTMVMLNLPIVFAKNAKEFGDFFKMRIPVDGKVDSDFIKESMQKVNSYRNFDNYINSIGITSSVANTPFFSAHTFWFKSAKDDKMIAAKWRFEPVSGVKYLNKDEEKTLSNDYLSQRFKEHVKSSPVEYKMYLTLANENDPVDDPATLWKGKHKEVLAGTLKVYKYDGEGCNSDVYFPSEMPSGVSAPKDKLFDIRNEVYAITFGRRQ from the coding sequence ATGAATAAAGTTTTTAGTTTCTGCGTGGGAACATGTCTTTTCGTGTCTGCGCTAAATGCTGAGCAAAAATTACCAAGCTCATATAGCGCTGAGGATCTAGCTGATATATTTTATCAACTAAATTACTCTGCAAAACATCCAAAAGCCAAGATAAATCATACAAAAGGTTTTTGCGCAAGCGGTGTTTTTGAGCCTTCAAAAGAGATTTCAAAATTTGTTAATGTTCCTCTTTTGACAAAAGATAAGATAGATGCTCAGATCAGATACTCTTTAGGTGGAGCTATTATGGATGATAAAAGCAAACCTCGCGGTATGGCTATAAAAATGCAAGGCGACGGCGATTTATGGACTATGGTTATGTTAAATTTACCTATAGTTTTTGCTAAAAATGCTAAAGAATTCGGAGATTTTTTTAAAATGCGTATTCCTGTAGATGGAAAAGTTGATTCTGATTTTATCAAAGAGTCTATGCAAAAAGTAAATTCTTATAGAAATTTTGATAACTACATAAACAGCATAGGGATCACTTCTAGTGTTGCAAATACGCCATTTTTCAGTGCTCATACATTTTGGTTCAAGAGTGCCAAAGATGATAAAATGATAGCTGCTAAATGGAGATTTGAGCCTGTTAGTGGTGTGAAGTATCTAAATAAAGATGAGGAAAAAACTCTTAGCAACGATTATTTATCGCAAAGATTTAAAGAGCATGTAAAAAGCTCACCAGTTGAGTATAAAATGTATCTGACTTTGGCAAATGAAAATGATCCAGTAGATGATCCTGCTACTCTTTGGAAAGGAAAACATAAAGAGGTGCTAGCTGGAACTTTAAAAGTATATAAATATGATGGTGAGGGTTGTAACTCTGATGTGTATTTCCCTTCAGAAATGCCTTCTGGAGTCAGCGCACCAAAAGATAAGTTATTTGATATAAGAAATGAAGTTTATGCTATAACTTTTGGTAGAAGACAATAA
- the coaE gene encoding dephospho-CoA kinase (Pfam match to PF01121.16 CoaE) has translation MLKLYGFSVIDADKISHDVLDKSYDKIAKEFGKEFVSGSNVDRKKLGVLVFKDREKLKLLESILHPQIRSIIYEKARFLEDKGLPYFIDIPLYFEKNAYSFDKVVLIYAPEHILLHRVTSRDRLSKEDAKLRLNAQMDIEEKVAKSQFVIKNDGNLKNLNAELNNFIEKLKENYATLKI, from the coding sequence ATGCTAAAATTATACGGTTTTAGCGTGATTGATGCAGATAAAATATCTCACGATGTGCTAGATAAAAGTTATGATAAGATAGCAAAAGAATTTGGAAAAGAGTTTGTTAGTGGAAGTAATGTTGATAGAAAAAAGTTAGGGGTTTTAGTCTTTAAAGATAGAGAAAAATTGAAACTTCTTGAGAGTATTTTACATCCGCAGATAAGATCTATTATATATGAAAAGGCACGTTTTTTAGAAGATAAAGGGCTTCCGTACTTTATCGATATTCCGCTATATTTTGAAAAAAATGCATATAGTTTCGATAAAGTTGTTTTGATTTACGCTCCGGAGCATATTTTATTACATAGAGTTACTAGTAGAGATAGACTTAGCAAAGAAGACGCCAAACTTCGTTTAAATGCACAGATGGATATAGAAGAAAAAGTAGCTAAGTCTCAATTTGTCATTAAAAATGATGGTAACTTAAAAAATCTAAATGCAGAACTAAATAATTTCATAGAGAAGTTAAAGGAAAATTATGCAACTCTCAAAATATAA
- the cfiP gene encoding reactive intermediate/imine deaminase (Pfam match to PF01042.17 Ribonuc_L-PSP) codes for MKTDEVLGNTDISLKYPKAIGPYSAYREVGDMVFCSGQIPIDPSNGLIASSIEEQTAQALKNVGGILEELGLSYKNVVKTTVFLTDINDFSAMNEVYAKYFSEPYPARSAVGVKDLPKGVKIEVEVIAHKL; via the coding sequence ATGAAAACAGATGAAGTACTCGGCAATACCGATATTTCCTTGAAATACCCAAAAGCTATCGGACCATATAGCGCTTATAGAGAAGTTGGCGATATGGTATTTTGTTCAGGTCAAATTCCGATAGATCCTAGCAATGGTTTAATAGCTAGTAGCATAGAAGAGCAGACCGCTCAAGCCTTAAAAAATGTCGGAGGTATCTTAGAAGAGCTTGGACTTAGCTACAAAAATGTTGTTAAGACTACCGTATTTTTAACTGATATAAATGATTTTTCAGCTATGAATGAAGTGTATGCCAAGTATTTTAGTGAGCCATATCCTGCTAGAAGCGCGGTTGGTGTTAAAGATCTACCAAAAGGCGTAAAAATAGAAGTAGAGGTAATAGCCCATAAGCTCTAA
- the purM gene encoding phosphoribosylformylglycinamide cyclo-ligase (Pfam matches to PF02769.18 AIRS_C, and to PF00586.20 AIRS) gives MISYKEAGVDIDAGNSFVEGIKPFVKSTLTPNVIGGIGSFSGAFRLPSGYQKPALLAATDGVGTKLRLAIDSNRLETIGQDLVAMCVNDLICNFATPMFFLDYYATAKLDVSSAKKVVKGISDGCIIAKCALIGGETAEMPSMYEGKDFDLAGFAVGIAEEDEIDRTKFVKNGDILVALPSSGLHSNGYSLARAVVSKMGLNLNDKFENKTLIETLLEPTRIYVNDFLNLKDKISALAHITGGGIVENLPRVFPSGLGAKIERSSIKTPEIFKLLAKNVSVSEMDRTFNCGVGMILVVPKDNVTNVLANCDGYVIGEVTQGDLVRLI, from the coding sequence ATGATAAGTTATAAAGAAGCCGGTGTAGATATAGACGCGGGAAATAGCTTTGTAGAAGGTATAAAACCTTTCGTGAAATCAACTCTTACTCCAAATGTTATAGGTGGTATAGGGTCATTTTCAGGAGCATTTCGTCTGCCAAGCGGATATCAAAAACCGGCTCTTTTAGCAGCCACAGATGGAGTCGGAACCAAACTTCGTCTTGCCATAGACTCAAATAGACTAGAAACTATCGGGCAAGATCTAGTGGCTATGTGCGTGAATGACCTTATTTGCAACTTTGCTACGCCTATGTTTTTCCTAGACTACTACGCTACTGCGAAACTTGATGTGAGTAGTGCCAAAAAAGTCGTAAAAGGTATAAGTGACGGATGTATCATTGCAAAATGCGCTCTTATAGGAGGAGAAACCGCTGAAATGCCTAGTATGTATGAAGGTAAAGACTTTGATCTAGCAGGATTTGCAGTGGGAATTGCCGAAGAAGATGAGATAGATAGAACTAAATTTGTAAAAAATGGTGATATTTTAGTAGCTCTGCCTAGCTCTGGTTTGCATTCAAATGGATACTCATTAGCTCGTGCTGTTGTATCGAAAATGGGATTAAATTTAAATGATAAATTTGAAAATAAAACTCTTATAGAAACACTTTTAGAGCCAACTCGTATCTATGTAAATGACTTTTTAAATTTAAAAGATAAAATATCTGCTCTAGCGCATATAACAGGTGGAGGAATAGTTGAAAATCTACCTAGAGTATTTCCATCTGGTCTTGGCGCAAAAATAGAAAGAAGTTCGATAAAAACTCCAGAGATATTTAAACTTCTAGCTAAAAACGTATCTGTTAGTGAGATGGATAGAACATTTAACTGCGGAGTTGGAATGATCTTAGTAGTACCAAAAGATAACGTTACTAATGTGTTAGCAAACTGTGATGGATATGTTATAGGCGAAGTAACTCAAGGAGATTTGGTTCGCTTAATATAA
- a CDS encoding putative FlgJ-related protein (Bax domain) (Pfam match to PF01832.16 Glucosaminidase) — translation MAQLYILKARSNTALIRVLVKIILIFMTIELVAGFPPEYYMLSIDEQKVEFAKTISKLTKNANTKTLQKRAFALNYLQQIYQQSFRDIDISNLKRLISIQKEYKVSNLFDENEYKLKLDSVPVSLAIAQATIESGWGKSRFAKEANNLFGHWTWGGKGLVPLNRDEDKMHKIKIFNSLDDSVNAYALNLNSHPAYAQFRDMRAIHREKKLTYDGLEAAKTMENYSQMGKTYVKQLEKTIKLYDLTKFDF, via the coding sequence ATGGCACAACTATATATTTTAAAGGCAAGGTCAAACACTGCTTTGATACGAGTATTAGTTAAAATTATACTTATATTTATGACTATAGAGTTAGTCGCAGGTTTTCCTCCTGAGTACTATATGCTTAGTATAGATGAACAAAAAGTAGAGTTTGCTAAAACTATCTCTAAGCTTACTAAAAATGCAAATACCAAGACTTTGCAAAAACGTGCATTTGCGTTGAATTATCTACAACAAATTTATCAACAATCTTTTAGAGATATAGATATCTCAAATTTAAAACGGCTCATTTCTATCCAAAAAGAGTATAAAGTCTCAAATTTATTCGATGAGAACGAATATAAGTTAAAACTAGACTCCGTGCCTGTTTCTTTAGCTATAGCTCAAGCCACGATAGAGAGCGGTTGGGGAAAGAGTCGTTTTGCAAAAGAAGCAAATAACCTTTTTGGGCATTGGACGTGGGGTGGCAAAGGGCTTGTTCCTTTGAATAGAGATGAGGATAAAATGCATAAAATTAAGATATTTAACTCTCTTGATGATTCAGTAAATGCTTATGCTTTAAATTTGAACTCTCACCCTGCTTACGCTCAGTTTCGAGATATGAGAGCTATCCACAGAGAAAAAAAGCTAACATATGATGGTTTAGAAGCTGCAAAAACTATGGAAAATTATTCGCAAATGGGTAAAACATACGTAAAACAGCTCGAAAAAACTATTAAATTATATGATCTTACTAAATTTGATTTTTAA
- a CDS encoding patatin-like phospholipase (Pfam match to PF01734.18 Patatin), with product MKKSELKIGLALSGGGIRAAIYHLGVLKYLAENNLLEQVTHISSVSGASMCVGLLYAKNNMRFPTSNEYLTTILPTLKEQILNVNLEQKAIMEAIFKFKFNKKANAIALALAKHWGIRGGFCDISKKPLWSVVCTSYETGKHFRFSQDIVGDWAFGYIKDSNFPLADAIAASAAFPFLIGTYEIDTRPFEWCDKSGSKIEPKSDKLHLWDGGVYDNFGLEPIYQMENNGMYSDDVNFCILSNAGKSISFQPKKIVTRIVDVTTDQISILRARAFRDFIFRNKNGYYLKMGRDFSEVVRRAKQDMSLADKYKNDFLSVEECQKVANYPTTLKNPTEQDFDLILRQGYESIIYNKLVFDFIEL from the coding sequence ATGAAAAAATCTGAATTAAAAATCGGTTTAGCGCTCTCAGGGGGAGGAATTAGAGCTGCGATTTATCATCTTGGAGTTCTAAAATATCTAGCCGAAAATAACCTTTTGGAGCAAGTTACGCATATATCTTCTGTATCTGGAGCTAGTATGTGCGTAGGTCTTTTGTATGCTAAAAACAATATGCGTTTTCCTACTAGCAACGAGTATTTAACTACTATTTTGCCAACCCTTAAAGAGCAAATTTTAAATGTAAATTTAGAACAAAAGGCTATTATGGAAGCTATTTTTAAGTTTAAATTTAATAAAAAAGCTAACGCCATTGCTTTAGCTCTTGCTAAACATTGGGGAATTAGAGGTGGATTTTGCGATATATCTAAAAAGCCTTTATGGAGTGTTGTTTGTACGAGTTATGAAACAGGCAAACACTTTCGTTTTTCGCAAGATATCGTTGGAGACTGGGCATTTGGATATATCAAAGATTCTAATTTTCCATTAGCCGACGCGATAGCTGCTAGTGCAGCATTTCCATTTTTGATAGGAACTTATGAGATAGATACTAGACCTTTTGAATGGTGCGATAAATCAGGATCTAAAATCGAGCCTAAAAGTGATAAGTTGCACTTGTGGGATGGCGGAGTTTATGATAATTTTGGTCTTGAACCGATCTATCAAATGGAAAATAACGGAATGTACTCAGATGATGTTAATTTTTGCATACTTAGTAATGCTGGTAAATCTATATCATTCCAGCCAAAAAAGATAGTCACGCGTATAGTTGATGTAACTACAGATCAGATATCTATCTTAAGAGCTAGAGCATTTCGTGATTTCATTTTTAGAAATAAAAATGGCTATTATCTAAAAATGGGTCGGGATTTTAGTGAAGTTGTTAGACGTGCAAAACAAGATATGAGTTTGGCAGATAAGTATAAAAATGATTTTTTGAGTGTAGAGGAGTGCCAAAAAGTGGCAAATTATCCAACTACACTTAAAAATCCTACTGAGCAGGATTTTGATCTTATATTAAGACAAGGATATGAGAGCATCATATATAATAAACTTGTTTTTGATTTTATAGAGTTATAA